A genomic region of Catalinimonas niigatensis contains the following coding sequences:
- a CDS encoding RagB/SusD family nutrient uptake outer membrane protein yields MKSYSLKIILTLLIFGFSACDEPLEEEIFSQLEPSTLFASEAGVDVVLNSAYAYAHRSGVVGSWSPFYLGGMPAGEIWGAGGSIENLWVSLIDFTWDANHDQILTMWTVYYNAIRDANIVLDNLGNEALSDEFRALKEAEVHFIRGWAYAELYNLFGPIPLYTSSTDDPLQPNGSEEEIRALIEQELMAAINSASLEVLPQAFGMASKGAAMGILTKYYLNTRQWQQAADMAQDIIELNEFGLVSSSYADVFRISNEGNQEMLWALPKNGASGAASMAVNALMFPPNYPLPYPNNSVFAARTYLYDEFVNSFEETDGRRDLIDTSYVTTAGELVQGLGNNQSFPFKFEFDPNSVGANAGNDIPVVRYADILISRAEALNEISGPSQEVIDLINEVRNRAGVDPLTLAGFTQESLRDAILEERGKEFFFEGKRREDLLRHDRFISSAVARGKNAQPHHVLYPIPQVELDANELLEQNSPNY; encoded by the coding sequence ATGAAATCATATTCACTAAAGATAATTTTAACACTGTTGATATTTGGCTTTTCAGCATGTGACGAGCCGTTGGAAGAAGAAATTTTTTCTCAGCTAGAACCATCAACGCTATTTGCCAGTGAGGCAGGAGTAGATGTGGTGCTCAATTCTGCCTATGCCTATGCCCATCGTTCCGGTGTAGTAGGATCCTGGTCTCCCTTTTATCTGGGCGGTATGCCCGCTGGTGAAATATGGGGTGCAGGTGGTTCTATTGAAAACCTGTGGGTGTCCCTGATTGATTTTACTTGGGATGCCAACCATGACCAGATTCTTACCATGTGGACTGTGTACTACAATGCTATTCGGGATGCCAACATCGTTTTGGATAACCTGGGTAATGAGGCATTAAGTGATGAATTCCGGGCATTAAAAGAAGCCGAAGTCCATTTTATCCGAGGCTGGGCTTACGCTGAGCTGTATAATCTTTTTGGGCCAATCCCACTCTACACATCTTCCACCGATGACCCCTTACAGCCCAATGGTTCGGAAGAAGAGATTAGAGCTTTGATTGAACAGGAGTTAATGGCTGCGATTAACAGCGCAAGTTTAGAAGTGTTACCCCAAGCCTTTGGCATGGCTTCTAAAGGGGCAGCGATGGGAATTCTGACCAAATATTATCTAAATACCCGACAGTGGCAGCAAGCCGCTGATATGGCCCAGGATATTATTGAGTTGAATGAATTTGGCTTGGTTAGCAGCAGTTATGCCGATGTGTTCAGGATCAGCAATGAAGGCAATCAGGAAATGCTATGGGCACTCCCTAAGAATGGAGCTTCCGGGGCTGCGAGTATGGCGGTTAATGCGTTGATGTTCCCTCCAAACTACCCTCTTCCATATCCCAATAATAGTGTGTTTGCGGCCCGAACTTACCTCTACGATGAGTTTGTGAATTCCTTTGAGGAAACAGATGGGCGACGTGATTTAATAGATACCTCCTATGTAACTACGGCAGGCGAGTTGGTACAAGGCTTAGGCAATAACCAATCTTTTCCCTTCAAGTTTGAATTTGATCCTAATTCCGTGGGAGCCAATGCGGGTAACGATATACCTGTTGTACGCTATGCCGATATTCTTATTTCCAGAGCTGAGGCCCTTAATGAAATTTCAGGACCCTCACAAGAAGTGATTGATTTGATCAACGAAGTACGTAACCGTGCAGGAGTTGATCCATTAACATTGGCTGGCTTTACCCAGGAATCGCTCAGGGATGCAATCTTGGAAGAGCGAGGCAAAGAGTTCTTTTTTGAAGGCAAACGTAGAGAAGATCTACTCCGCCATGACCGCTTTATTTCTAGTGCGGTGGCCAGAGGCAAGAATGCTCAGCCTCATCATGTCCTTTATCCCATTCCCCAGGTGGAACTGGATGCCAATGAATTATTGGAACAAAACAGCCCTAACTACTAA
- a CDS encoding sulfatase family protein, whose translation MKQLNSLYSYPSNLKASAIGLLLWTLAFIGGFSEVKAQESNTETPNFIIIFTDDQGYGDLGVYGHPTIKTPNLDRMAFEGQKWTNFYVAANVCTPSRAGLLTGRLPIRSGMCSDKRRVLFPDSDGGLPQSEITIAEALKEEGYTTAAIGKWHLGHLPQYLPTNQGFDSYYGIPYSNDMDLVSDLGYMEFWQQSVDSITTDNFNVPLMRDTTIIERPADQTTITKRYTQEAVKFISENKEKPFFLYLAHSLPHIPLFVSDDFKGTSDRGLYGDVIEEIDWSMGEIMKALKEEGVDQNTLVVFTSDNGPWLIFGEHGGSAGLLHGGKGTSYEGGVREPAIFWWPGTIEPAVISKIGSTLDLLPTLTGLAGGQLPDDREYDGYDLSAVLKGQDVTPREDMIYYHGTNIFAARKGDYKLYFYANNPLGYPANLEKLEKYKLINLAIDPSEKEDIIDEHPEIVKEIEAMVAAHKQTVEPVESQLEKVIGQTEAAGNQ comes from the coding sequence ATGAAACAACTTAATAGTTTATATTCCTACCCCTCCAATTTAAAAGCTTCGGCCATCGGCTTATTGTTATGGACTCTAGCCTTCATAGGAGGATTTAGTGAGGTAAAGGCTCAGGAGAGCAATACTGAGACACCTAATTTTATCATCATATTCACTGATGATCAAGGCTACGGTGATCTGGGAGTGTACGGGCATCCGACCATTAAAACTCCTAATCTCGATCGGATGGCGTTTGAAGGACAGAAGTGGACTAATTTCTATGTAGCTGCCAATGTTTGTACACCTTCAAGAGCAGGCTTACTGACTGGTCGCCTCCCGATCAGAAGTGGCATGTGTAGCGACAAGCGGAGGGTGTTATTCCCTGACTCAGATGGAGGGCTTCCGCAAAGTGAAATTACTATTGCCGAAGCTTTGAAAGAAGAGGGGTATACTACCGCTGCAATCGGTAAATGGCATCTGGGCCACTTACCCCAATATCTGCCTACCAATCAGGGGTTTGATTCTTATTACGGCATTCCATACTCAAATGATATGGATCTGGTAAGCGACTTGGGATACATGGAGTTTTGGCAGCAATCGGTAGACTCGATTACTACCGATAATTTTAATGTGCCCTTGATGCGAGACACAACCATCATTGAACGTCCGGCTGATCAAACTACCATTACCAAAAGGTATACGCAGGAAGCGGTAAAATTCATTTCGGAAAATAAGGAGAAACCATTTTTTCTTTACCTTGCTCATTCTTTGCCCCACATTCCCCTATTTGTTTCTGACGACTTCAAAGGGACCAGTGACCGAGGACTCTACGGTGATGTGATAGAAGAGATTGATTGGAGTATGGGCGAGATTATGAAAGCACTAAAGGAAGAAGGGGTGGATCAAAACACTCTGGTGGTGTTTACATCGGACAATGGCCCGTGGCTCATTTTCGGGGAACACGGCGGAAGCGCCGGTTTGCTGCACGGAGGAAAGGGAACCAGTTACGAAGGAGGAGTTCGGGAACCAGCCATTTTCTGGTGGCCCGGTACCATAGAACCAGCGGTGATATCCAAGATAGGAAGCACCCTGGATCTTCTTCCTACTTTAACAGGCCTCGCGGGTGGTCAGCTTCCCGATGACCGTGAATATGACGGATACGACCTAAGTGCAGTACTGAAAGGCCAGGATGTAACTCCCCGGGAGGACATGATTTATTACCATGGCACCAACATTTTTGCCGCCCGGAAGGGAGATTACAAACTGTATTTTTACGCTAACAATCCGTTGGGTTACCCGGCCAACTTGGAGAAGCTGGAAAAATACAAGCTCATTAATCTGGCGATTGACCCCTCCGAGAAAGAAGATATCATTGATGAGCATCCTGAAATCGTAAAAGAGATTGAAGCAATGGTGGCCGCGCACAAACAAACAGTGGAACCCGTGGAGAGTCAATTGGAAAAAGTAATTGGACAGACTGAAGCGGCTGGTAATCAATAA
- a CDS encoding sulfatase, which yields MSVIFGKGATVVGLLLLFSTIQAQPVREDQPNIVFVLADDLGWADVNCFDPLNRHYYETPNIDKLAQEGMKFMQAYTNAANCSPTRAALISGQYYPHQPVYHVGNSPSGKMISASNAHELPAEKVTMAEALKESGYRTALIGKWHIGAPPTTGPEQQGFDVNIGGYNMGNPGGWEGGYFQPNNNPYIDDANEGEYLTDYLTRKAIGFIEQNQNQPFYLQLSYYTPHTPLQAPEDLAEKYRQKEGKGGHNNPAYAAMIESLDQNVGKLMHRLDELGVAENTIFIFYSDNGGVGSYDYLNHAKDNITDNAPLKGGKANFYEGGIRVPLIIRWPNVIKAGTQTEEPVIGIDFYPTFLEAAKIEKPANYLLDGLSLLPLFQNPNVSQDRQSLYWHFPGYPNHQWRTGPVSVIRQGQWKLLKFYETDQLELYNLQQDLGEQHNLAHEKPEIRKQLQNQLESWLKENKAPMPKRREEDMQK from the coding sequence ATGAGCGTTATTTTTGGAAAAGGAGCAACAGTAGTTGGGCTGTTGCTGCTGTTTTCCACCATTCAGGCGCAGCCCGTCCGGGAAGATCAACCCAACATTGTATTTGTATTGGCCGATGATCTTGGCTGGGCAGATGTTAACTGTTTTGATCCTTTGAACCGTCACTACTACGAAACACCCAATATTGATAAACTGGCCCAGGAAGGCATGAAATTTATGCAGGCTTACACCAACGCGGCCAACTGTTCTCCCACCAGAGCCGCCCTGATCAGTGGGCAGTATTACCCTCACCAGCCGGTATATCATGTAGGCAATTCTCCTTCGGGTAAAATGATTTCAGCCTCTAACGCTCATGAGCTACCTGCTGAGAAGGTTACAATGGCGGAAGCACTTAAAGAAAGTGGGTATCGTACCGCGCTCATCGGGAAGTGGCACATTGGTGCTCCTCCCACTACCGGCCCTGAACAGCAAGGTTTTGATGTCAATATCGGAGGCTACAATATGGGCAATCCTGGCGGTTGGGAAGGGGGGTATTTTCAGCCCAATAATAACCCATATATTGATGATGCTAATGAAGGAGAATACCTGACCGACTACTTAACACGAAAAGCCATAGGATTTATTGAGCAAAATCAGAACCAGCCATTTTACCTGCAGTTGTCTTACTATACACCCCATACGCCTTTACAGGCACCGGAAGATTTAGCTGAAAAGTACCGGCAGAAAGAAGGTAAAGGAGGGCATAATAATCCTGCTTACGCTGCTATGATAGAGTCTCTGGATCAGAACGTGGGAAAGTTGATGCATAGGCTGGATGAGCTTGGAGTAGCCGAAAACACTATTTTCATCTTTTATTCTGACAATGGAGGAGTGGGCAGCTATGATTACCTCAATCATGCCAAAGACAACATCACCGACAATGCACCTTTAAAGGGAGGAAAAGCTAACTTTTATGAAGGTGGGATAAGAGTACCTTTGATCATCCGCTGGCCAAACGTTATTAAAGCTGGAACACAAACTGAAGAGCCAGTCATTGGCATTGATTTTTACCCTACCTTTCTGGAGGCAGCTAAGATTGAAAAGCCCGCTAACTACCTGCTTGATGGGCTGAGCCTGCTACCTTTGTTTCAAAATCCAAATGTAAGTCAGGACCGTCAGTCTCTTTACTGGCATTTCCCTGGCTATCCCAATCATCAATGGCGTACCGGCCCGGTGAGTGTAATCCGTCAAGGCCAATGGAAGTTGTTAAAGTTTTATGAAACGGATCAGCTTGAACTTTATAACCTTCAGCAGGACTTGGGTGAACAGCACAATCTTGCCCACGAGAAGCCCGAAATACGCAAACAGTTACAAAACCAACTGGAATCATGGTTAAAGGAAAACAAAGCGCCTATGCCTAAAAGACGCGAAGAAGACATGCAGAAATAA
- a CDS encoding sulfatase family protein — MNRIFLLTCLLFCLHTLWAQSGGQELTIERIPNAQPKNVIFILSDDHRFDFMGFTGRVPWLETPNMDRLAAEGAYFPNTFVTTSLCSPSRASILTGQFSHTHTVVDNSAPAPEDLVYFPQYLQEAGYQTSFFGKWHMGGDEDDPRPGFDHWESFKGQGVYYNPTLNINGERKSYGDSTYITDLLTEHAVEWLKNREEEKPFFLYLSHKAVHAEFMPAQRHMGKYENEKIVLPPSFYTSAQPVKGRSNPYGLPRYTGTSNKVEEKVDYPQGFLDERAAKADAFVEPASGEEYYGEYRTPDWQKMQRESWHGVDYMYHGSMDFETFYKRYCETLLGVDESVGEVLDYLEEQGLDESTLVIYMGDNGFSFGEHGLIDKRHFYEESVKVPFLVRYPEVLEGNQVIDKMIQNIDVAPTILELAGVKKPEQMQGQSIMPILKGEEVDWRDRIFYEYYWENAFPQTPTMHGVRTDRYKLIRYHGVWDTNEFYDLQEDPYEMHNLYGSEEHQELIEQLTTEVYDWLEGTGGMQIPLKRSGGRFGDHRNPGNFE; from the coding sequence ATGAATCGTATTTTTTTATTGACATGCTTATTATTTTGTCTGCATACTTTATGGGCACAATCTGGCGGACAGGAATTAACGATTGAGCGCATCCCCAATGCCCAACCTAAAAATGTGATTTTTATTCTGAGCGATGACCACCGCTTTGATTTTATGGGATTTACGGGTAGGGTGCCCTGGCTGGAAACGCCTAATATGGATCGACTTGCTGCTGAAGGTGCTTATTTTCCCAATACTTTTGTAACCACTTCGCTCTGTTCCCCCAGTCGTGCGTCTATCCTTACCGGACAATTTTCCCACACCCATACCGTAGTGGATAACTCTGCTCCTGCCCCCGAAGACTTGGTTTATTTCCCTCAGTATTTGCAGGAGGCAGGTTATCAGACCAGTTTTTTCGGTAAATGGCATATGGGTGGCGACGAAGATGACCCTCGTCCCGGCTTTGATCACTGGGAGAGCTTTAAAGGACAAGGCGTTTATTATAATCCTACGCTCAATATTAATGGAGAAAGAAAAAGCTATGGCGACTCTACCTACATCACTGATCTGCTGACAGAGCATGCTGTTGAATGGTTAAAGAACAGAGAGGAAGAAAAACCTTTCTTCCTGTATCTCTCTCATAAAGCGGTGCATGCTGAGTTTATGCCTGCTCAACGGCATATGGGAAAATACGAGAACGAAAAGATAGTACTGCCTCCTTCTTTTTATACTTCGGCCCAGCCTGTAAAAGGCAGAAGCAATCCTTACGGTTTACCTCGTTACACTGGTACTTCCAATAAGGTTGAAGAAAAAGTAGATTACCCTCAGGGCTTCCTTGATGAAAGAGCCGCCAAGGCCGATGCATTTGTAGAGCCTGCCAGTGGAGAAGAGTATTATGGAGAATACCGTACCCCTGACTGGCAGAAGATGCAGCGTGAGAGCTGGCACGGTGTAGATTATATGTACCACGGCAGTATGGATTTTGAGACTTTCTATAAAAGATATTGCGAAACCTTATTGGGGGTAGATGAAAGTGTAGGCGAAGTCTTGGATTACCTGGAAGAGCAGGGACTGGATGAATCTACCCTGGTCATTTATATGGGAGATAATGGATTTTCTTTTGGAGAACATGGCCTGATTGACAAACGCCATTTTTATGAAGAGTCTGTAAAGGTACCTTTCTTAGTAAGGTATCCTGAGGTGCTGGAAGGCAATCAGGTGATTGATAAAATGATACAGAACATTGATGTGGCTCCTACCATTCTGGAACTGGCAGGTGTAAAGAAACCCGAGCAGATGCAGGGGCAGTCTATCATGCCCATCCTGAAAGGAGAAGAAGTAGACTGGAGAGACCGTATATTTTATGAATATTATTGGGAAAATGCTTTTCCGCAAACACCTACTATGCATGGTGTACGTACCGATCGTTATAAGTTGATTCGTTATCACGGCGTGTGGGATACCAATGAGTTTTATGACTTACAGGAAGACCCTTATGAAATGCATAATCTATACGGTAGTGAAGAACATCAGGAATTGATTGAGCAGCTCACTACCGAAGTGTATGACTGGCTGGAAGGCACCGGAGGCATGCAGATACCTCTAAAGCGATCTGGTGGAAGATTTGGTGATCATCGTAACCCTGGTAATTTTGAGTAA
- a CDS encoding sulfatase-like hydrolase/transferase — protein sequence MNYLYLLCIGSLFLIACKSQSQTEVSKPNVVLIMADDLGYGGISCYGEPNIQTPHLDSLAAQGIKFTDFHANAPVCTPTRAALLTGNYQQRTGLEGVIYVRGETREVGLDTTQLTIAELMKENGYATGMMGKWHLGYKKEFNPVQHGFDEFYGYVSGNVDYHSHYDNAGIYDWWHNLDSIQEEGYVTDLITEHSVDFINQHKDEPFFLYVPHESPHVPFQGRNDPAYRFPGEEFTYYGPVEGQHRAYKEMVEVMDEGIGKIMDALKVNQLEENTLVIFISDNGGEAFGNNGVLNGQKGQLLEGGHRVPAIAYWKNNIHPEESSETLMTMDLLPTILSIAHAQISKDIEFDGQDFSPVLFEGSEMPDRTLFWRYNGQKAARKNQWKLLITESDTSLYNLDQDLKETRDLSAQHQDIMDDLLREVVDWEKEIGKNGEMKTL from the coding sequence ATGAATTACCTATACTTGCTTTGTATTGGCTCTTTATTTTTGATTGCCTGTAAAAGTCAGTCGCAAACTGAAGTCTCCAAACCTAATGTCGTCCTCATCATGGCGGATGATTTGGGCTATGGCGGTATCAGCTGTTATGGAGAGCCTAATATCCAAACGCCTCATCTGGATTCATTAGCGGCACAGGGTATCAAGTTTACCGATTTCCATGCCAATGCACCGGTTTGTACGCCTACCAGAGCGGCTTTACTCACCGGAAACTACCAGCAGAGGACAGGGCTGGAAGGAGTCATTTATGTAAGAGGAGAGACCAGAGAAGTAGGGCTGGATACTACCCAGCTTACCATTGCCGAATTAATGAAAGAGAATGGCTATGCTACGGGAATGATGGGCAAATGGCATCTGGGTTATAAAAAAGAGTTTAACCCGGTTCAGCATGGCTTTGATGAATTTTATGGCTATGTCAGCGGAAATGTAGACTATCACTCCCACTATGATAATGCTGGTATTTACGACTGGTGGCATAATCTGGACTCTATTCAGGAAGAAGGCTATGTGACAGATTTGATCACCGAACATTCGGTAGATTTCATCAATCAGCATAAGGATGAACCCTTCTTTCTCTATGTACCGCATGAATCTCCCCATGTGCCTTTTCAGGGACGGAATGATCCTGCCTATCGTTTTCCCGGCGAAGAGTTTACCTATTACGGTCCGGTGGAAGGGCAGCATCGAGCCTACAAAGAAATGGTGGAGGTGATGGATGAAGGTATCGGGAAAATCATGGATGCACTGAAAGTCAACCAGCTGGAAGAAAACACGCTGGTCATCTTTATTTCTGACAACGGAGGCGAAGCTTTTGGTAATAATGGAGTTTTAAACGGACAAAAAGGTCAGCTACTGGAAGGGGGGCACCGTGTACCCGCCATCGCGTACTGGAAGAACAACATACATCCGGAAGAATCTTCAGAAACATTGATGACTATGGACCTACTCCCTACAATTCTATCCATCGCACATGCACAAATTTCGAAAGATATTGAGTTTGATGGCCAGGATTTTTCGCCTGTGTTGTTTGAAGGCAGTGAAATGCCGGATAGAACTTTGTTTTGGAGATACAATGGGCAAAAGGCGGCAAGAAAAAATCAGTGGAAACTCCTGATCACCGAATCAGATACGTCTTTATACAATTTGGATCAGGACCTCAAAGAAACGAGGGATCTCTCTGCGCAACATCAGGACATAATGGACGACCTACTCAGGGAAGTGGTGGATTGGGAAAAAGAGATAGGAAAAAACGGTGAGATGAAAACACTATAA
- a CDS encoding sulfatase family protein, which produces MLFHWFTSLVFCLSLLFFPLHTQQSSSEETPPNILLILTDDQGYHDVSYYGTADLQTPHIDQIAAEGMRFDNFYANCPVCSPTRAALLTGRYQDYVGVPGVIRTHTDNSWGYLDPTATLLPQQLKMAGYHTAIIGKWHLGLESPNTPVERGFDYFHGWLGDMMDDYWTHRRHDINYMRLNGKEVDPEGHATDLFTQWSVDYIKSQADDNRPFFLYLAYNAPHFPVQPLQEWLDKVKQREKGIDETRAQLVAFIEHMDDGIGKVIRALKESGQYDNTIIIFSSDNGGHLPSKANNGPLRDGKQSMYEGGLKVPTAISWPGKITRGSISESSHLSMDLYPTLLELAGLEPKDSIEGRSFLPELLNGTQASSERPIYFSRREGGIRYGGQSIYAVRLENWKLLQNSPYEAYELYNLEEDPQEKNNLMKEEPEKYEELNKLLMLHIQKGGQVPWQKPER; this is translated from the coding sequence ATGTTATTTCACTGGTTTACTTCTTTAGTATTTTGCTTATCACTGCTCTTTTTCCCTCTTCATACTCAACAATCTTCTTCTGAAGAAACCCCACCCAACATCCTGCTCATTCTCACTGATGATCAGGGTTATCATGATGTCTCTTACTACGGCACAGCAGATCTTCAAACACCTCATATTGATCAGATTGCTGCTGAAGGCATGCGCTTTGATAATTTCTATGCCAACTGCCCGGTCTGTTCTCCTACCCGGGCTGCACTGCTTACCGGCCGCTATCAGGATTATGTGGGCGTGCCGGGTGTCATCCGTACCCATACCGACAACAGCTGGGGTTATCTTGATCCCACAGCAACGCTGCTCCCACAGCAACTGAAAATGGCAGGCTACCATACCGCTATTATTGGCAAGTGGCATCTGGGGCTGGAGTCTCCCAACACTCCGGTAGAACGGGGCTTTGACTACTTTCATGGCTGGCTGGGCGATATGATGGACGACTATTGGACCCACCGTCGGCATGACATCAACTACATGCGGCTCAACGGGAAGGAGGTTGATCCTGAAGGCCATGCGACCGATCTCTTTACCCAATGGTCGGTAGATTATATCAAAAGCCAGGCAGATGACAATCGTCCATTCTTTCTTTATCTAGCCTATAATGCGCCTCACTTTCCGGTGCAGCCTCTTCAGGAATGGCTGGATAAGGTGAAGCAAAGAGAAAAAGGCATAGACGAAACCCGTGCCCAACTGGTAGCTTTTATTGAGCATATGGATGATGGCATCGGGAAGGTGATCCGTGCACTGAAAGAAAGCGGGCAGTATGACAATACCATCATCATTTTTTCCAGCGACAACGGAGGGCACTTACCCAGCAAGGCCAACAATGGTCCGCTGCGGGATGGCAAACAGAGCATGTATGAAGGAGGCCTGAAAGTACCTACTGCGATCAGCTGGCCGGGCAAGATCACAAGGGGCAGTATATCAGAGAGCAGCCATTTGTCTATGGACTTGTATCCTACTTTGTTGGAACTTGCCGGACTGGAACCAAAAGATTCCATTGAAGGACGCAGTTTTCTTCCCGAACTGCTCAATGGCACACAGGCTTCTTCTGAGCGTCCGATCTACTTTAGCCGCCGGGAAGGAGGAATCCGCTATGGAGGGCAAAGCATATATGCGGTACGTCTGGAGAATTGGAAACTTCTACAAAACAGTCCCTATGAAGCTTATGAGTTATATAATTTGGAAGAAGACCCTCAGGAAAAAAATAACCTCATGAAAGAGGAACCCGAGAAATACGAGGAACTCAACAAACTGCTGATGCTGCACATTCAAAAAGGTGGGCAGGTGCCCTGGCAGAAGCCTGAAAGATAG
- a CDS encoding sulfatase family protein, translating into MMKLKKNDFLWIAASIWIVLASACNSSQEEPAQNDGPPNIIFIMSDDHAYQAISAYGHELNQTPNIDRIAQEGAIFTRATVTNSICAPSRAVMLTGKHSFVNGKVDNVQPFNWDQDNFPKMLQANGYQTAMIGKIHLDGLPQGFDYSMVLPGQGHYYNPDFLINGETQRIEGYVTDITTEYALKWLTEMRDKDKPFCLLYHQKAPHRNWQPAPEYLTLYDDTTFTPPLTYYDDDTDYAGRGRAAKEQEMEIDGHAMWGHDFKMLVDPNGDSTDFSRELARFTEEQRNQWMAAYEPKNIAFKEAYASNGELAFANDKAKEKEVAVWKYNRYIKDYLRTIKSVDDGVGEVLDYLEENGLAENTIVVYTSDQGFYLGEHGWFDKRFMYEESFRTPLLIRYPKEIEAGTTIDKLVQNLDFAPTFLDYVGIDIPEEMQGESFRKLLSGETDEWRDAVYYTYYEYPSVHMVKRHYGVATDRYKLIHFYYDIDEWELYDLEKDPNEMNSVYDDPEYAEVQEMMHAKLQELRAKYGDSDENDQKFLNAYLEVMESKGRN; encoded by the coding sequence ATGATGAAATTGAAAAAGAATGACTTTCTATGGATCGCTGCCAGTATCTGGATCGTTTTGGCTTCAGCTTGTAATAGTAGCCAGGAAGAGCCTGCCCAAAACGACGGTCCACCCAACATCATCTTTATCATGAGCGATGACCATGCGTACCAGGCCATCAGCGCTTACGGACATGAGCTTAACCAAACACCCAATATTGACAGAATTGCTCAGGAAGGGGCAATCTTTACCCGGGCTACTGTCACCAACTCCATCTGCGCACCCAGCCGGGCAGTGATGCTCACCGGTAAACATAGTTTTGTCAATGGAAAAGTGGACAACGTACAGCCCTTCAACTGGGACCAGGACAACTTTCCGAAAATGCTACAGGCCAACGGCTACCAGACCGCCATGATCGGTAAGATCCACCTGGATGGCCTGCCCCAGGGCTTTGACTACTCCATGGTACTGCCCGGACAGGGACATTACTACAACCCTGACTTTCTCATCAACGGGGAAACCCAGCGCATAGAAGGTTATGTGACTGATATTACGACCGAATATGCTTTGAAATGGCTGACTGAGATGCGGGACAAAGACAAACCCTTTTGCCTGCTCTACCATCAGAAAGCACCCCACAGAAACTGGCAACCTGCTCCTGAATACCTGACCCTCTATGATGATACCACCTTTACCCCTCCGCTCACTTACTATGACGATGATACCGACTATGCCGGAAGAGGCAGGGCTGCCAAAGAGCAGGAGATGGAAATAGACGGACATGCCATGTGGGGACATGATTTTAAGATGCTGGTAGACCCCAACGGAGACAGTACTGATTTTTCCCGTGAACTGGCACGTTTTACCGAAGAACAACGAAACCAGTGGATGGCAGCCTATGAACCGAAGAACATAGCTTTTAAAGAAGCTTATGCCTCAAACGGAGAGTTAGCCTTTGCCAATGATAAAGCCAAAGAAAAAGAAGTGGCGGTGTGGAAGTACAATCGTTATATAAAGGACTATCTGCGTACCATCAAATCGGTAGATGATGGCGTAGGAGAGGTACTGGATTATCTGGAGGAAAATGGACTGGCAGAAAATACCATCGTAGTGTATACTTCAGATCAGGGCTTCTATCTGGGAGAGCATGGCTGGTTTGACAAGCGTTTTATGTATGAAGAATCTTTTCGTACGCCTCTGCTGATCCGTTATCCTAAAGAAATTGAAGCCGGAACAACCATAGACAAACTGGTACAAAACCTGGACTTTGCCCCTACGTTCCTGGATTATGTAGGCATTGACATACCTGAAGAGATGCAGGGTGAATCCTTCAGAAAACTGCTGAGTGGTGAAACAGACGAGTGGCGGGATGCGGTGTATTATACCTATTATGAATACCCCTCGGTACATATGGTCAAGAGGCACTATGGAGTGGCTACTGATCGCTATAAGCTGATTCACTTCTACTATGACATTGACGAATGGGAACTCTATGATCTGGAAAAAGATCCTAATGAAATGAATAGTGTCTATGATGATCCTGAATATGCTGAAGTACAGGAGATGATGCACGCCAAGCTCCAGGAGTTGCGGGCAAAATATGGCGACAGTGATGAAAATGATCAGAAGTTTCTCAATGCTTATCTTGAGGTGATGGAAAGTAAAGGAAGAAACTGA